A region from the Vicia villosa cultivar HV-30 ecotype Madison, WI linkage group LG3, Vvil1.0, whole genome shotgun sequence genome encodes:
- the LOC131658346 gene encoding uncharacterized protein LOC131658346: MTKAKRRVGRPKSTAAAPQGAAEPLKSTSVPTPEPPPVPPLTTPVPAAKPLEDTTKGKATNAVTNKDPSEKNTKPWVEIIQGNRNLSKGMVVEFVAPQIIDGEEKIIIDESDVASELTYWENAVILFALGETLSMHAVKNFMEKSWNFVALPELYFNDAGYFIVRFKSYEDQTKVMEQGPYFIYVKPIFLKYWSIDFELKADLLRVLPLWITLPNLPLYLWGEKSISNITSDVGRPITTDECTARKLRISYARVLVEVDITRPIKESVTIRDHSGKEWEQQIEYEWRPKYCQTCLKIGHDCATKKTTGQPKHQQRVWQKKVPAPENKNLEEVREEAPKKDNIPSEEEWTQVASSRTDKAKKKINFTPPKDLIVQNVFTPLGIGVNLVGESSNTK, translated from the coding sequence ATGACCAAAGCAAAACGGCGCGTCGGCCGACCGAAATCTACGGCGGCGGCGCCCCAAGGAGCGGCAGAACCACTCAAGAGTACCTCAGTGCCAACACCAGAACCACCACCTGTCCCACCTCTTACTACTCCAGTTCCGGCGGCTAAACCTCTGGAAGACACCACCAAAGGGAAGGCGACGAATGCAGTAACAAATAAAGATCCCTCTGAGAAGAATACGAAACCCTGGGTGGAGATCATCCAAGGGAACAGGAATTTGAGTAAAGGAATGGTTGTAGAATTCGTCGCTCCACAAATCATCGATGGAGAGGAGAAGATTATCATTGATGAAAGTGATGTTGCGAGTGAATTAACCTACTGGGAGAATGCAGTGATTCTCTTCGCTCTGGGAGAAACACTCTCTATGCACGCGGTCAAAAACTTCATGGAGAAATCCTGGAATTTTGTCGCCTTGCCGGAACTTTACTTCAACGATGCAGGCTACTTCATTGTACGCTTCAAGAGCTATGAAGACCAGACTAAGGTTATGGAGCAAGGGCCTTACTTCATTTATGTGAAACCTATCTTTCTGAAGTATTGGTCTATTGATTTTGAACTGAAAGCAGATCTTCTTCGTGTATTACCGTTGTGGATTACACTTCCAAATCTCCCACTGTATCTCTGGGGGGAGAAGAGTATTTCAAATATCACGAGTGATGTGGGAAGACCTATAACAACCGACGAATGCACAGCCCGGAAATTGCGTATCTCTTATGCTAGAGTGCTAGTAGAGGTTGACATCACTAGACCTATCAAGGAATCAGTTACAATTAGAGACCATAGTGGAAAAGAATGGGAGCAACAGATAGAATATGAGTGGAGACCGAAATATTGCCAAACATGCTTGAAGATTGGACATGATTGTGCCACTAAGAAAACAACAGGGCAACCAAAACATCAGCAACGAGTTTGGCAGAAGAAAGTACCAGCTCCGGAGAATAAAAACTTAGAAGAAGTGAGAGAGGAGGCACCAAAGAAAGATAACATCCCCTCAGAAGAAGAATGGACTCAAGTTGCTTCTAGCAGGACTgataaagcaaagaagaagatcAATTTCACACCACCTAAGGATCTAATTGTTCAGAATGTATTCACACCCCTAGGGATTGGAGTTAATCTTGTAGGGGAGTCAAGTAATACCAAATGA